From the Jilunia laotingensis genome, the window TTCACAGGTGTCAATCAGACATTGATGGTGCAAAGTGCTGTGGAAATAAATGATTGTGTGTTTACCGGAAAGAACACCTCCTCCTTGTATGCCACCACAGGTGCCACTATGCTTGTGGATCGTTGCGAATTTATTGACAATGATAATTATTCTATTAAAGACGGTGAGAAAAAGCCATCTGCCGGTGGTGCCATAAATGTGGCCAATTCGGCAAAATGCATAATTAAAAACTCACTTTTCAAAGATAATAAATCTGCCGGTGGTGCTATTGTAATCACAGTAGGAGGCGATGTTACTTTAGAGAATTCTTCATTCATTCATAATTATGCTTCAGCCAGTGGCGGTGCTATCTACATGTATACTACTGCGGACAAAGCTATCCCATCGTTATCGGCTACCAATTGCACATTTGTGAACAACTATGCCAGTGAAAGAGGTGGTGCCATCTATGCATGGTCACGTACCGGAGAGTCTTTTGGCATGAAGTTGGTGAACTGTACCATTACAAGTAACTATTCTGGTAGAAATGTCGGTGGTGGCGTAGCGATATTCTGTAATGCTAATATGACTGCCGAACTTACAATGGCAAATTGTATCGTTGCAGGCAATACAGGTGGTAGCTTGGATGACAATTTCTTCTCTCCGAACGATTTAGGATGCTGGAAAGGTCCGAGGGATAAAGATAAAGATGGTAATCTTTATGTACGCAATTATACCTTCAATACGACTAACTGTATTTACGGTGTAGCCGAATCGATGGATGCTGATGATCAGGCAGGAACACCGATGAATGACGTTTTCAGTGGCAATAGCATTAAAGTAGATGATTTTGCAAACAGCAAAATATTTACTTCGTTGTACAAACTGGATAATACGATATTCCCGGATATTGAAGGCGATGAGGTATGGAGTCCGACATTGACTGCTGATGGAATGCCTGTAGCGTTGCTTTGCGAGGGTAGCATTGCTATCGCTAAAGGTACCGCATCTTATAATGGTGTGACTATTCCTACTACTGACCAGTTGGGAAAAGCTCGTCCTGCAACTCCGGCTATCGGTGCTGTGGAATATGGTGGTGAAAGCGGTATCGTAAATAACATAGCCGGAGCATCCGATATTAAAATCTGGAACGATGGCAATGTATTGTATGCTGCAGGCATTGAAAGTATGGCTTCCATAGCTGTGTACGATATGACAGGCAAACAGGTTTACGAAGGTACTATCCGGGAAGGTGTATCGGTTACCGTCCCTGTACTGGAAGGTCTTTATATTGCGAAGGTAAATGGTGCTACTGCCAAATTGATTATCAAGTAATATTGACTTAACACATATTTGATACAACTTTTTAGCCGGCAACCGGGGAAAGCCCCCGATTTCCCTGATTGCCGGCTTCCCTTTTTTATTAATTTTGAAAATCTAATTATATGAAAGGCTACTTTCTGACATGTTTTTCTATCATTTGGGTATTTTTTCTTAGTGCATGTGCCGGTACGTCCGGTTCTGCCGATATAATAACTCCGGCCAAACAAGTAATTGAACGGCAAATCGGAGAAAGAGTGAAAGGTATTAGTTTTCAGTATATAGAACCCGTTGACGGGAAAGAGACTTTCGAAATAGATGCTAAAGCAGGTGTTCTGACCTTGAAAGGAAGTAGTACGGTATCCCTTTGTTATGCATTTCATACTTATCTGAAAGAGGGATGCCAAGCCATG encodes:
- a CDS encoding right-handed parallel beta-helix repeat-containing protein, with translation MKKQILLSAMLSFAAFNMYATDFTVTTSSGDPAVEGSFPNIMSSESLSDGDVINFDFDGEQIEEFTKITVKKSVTINGLNKKNNKKVIFTGVNQTLMVQSAVEINDCVFTGKNTSSLYATTGATMLVDRCEFIDNDNYSIKDGEKKPSAGGAINVANSAKCIIKNSLFKDNKSAGGAIVITVGGDVTLENSSFIHNYASASGGAIYMYTTADKAIPSLSATNCTFVNNYASERGGAIYAWSRTGESFGMKLVNCTITSNYSGRNVGGGVAIFCNANMTAELTMANCIVAGNTGGSLDDNFFSPNDLGCWKGPRDKDKDGNLYVRNYTFNTTNCIYGVAESMDADDQAGTPMNDVFSGNSIKVDDFANSKIFTSLYKLDNTIFPDIEGDEVWSPTLTADGMPVALLCEGSIAIAKGTASYNGVTIPTTDQLGKARPATPAIGAVEYGGESGIVNNIAGASDIKIWNDGNVLYAAGIESMASIAVYDMTGKQVYEGTIREGVSVTVPVLEGLYIAKVNGATAKLIIK